In Kitasatospora sp. NA04385, a single genomic region encodes these proteins:
- a CDS encoding class I adenylate-forming enzyme family protein, whose product MPALLAHRAAAHGERIAIVNGERRLGFADWQRRSGALAAVLRAAGLAAGDRVGLCYGTGGWTEFAVAFLAVLRAGGVAVPFSDRTPPAGVGHVLADSGARLLLHGPAGAPAGVPTGVRTLTEETGSGPDGPELPGPDLPGPELPDPDPSALAQILYTSGTTGTPKGVTASHANLAHGCTLDERRRPLRHSAAFLHTFPVGTNAGQTMLVNALNAHARCVAAPQFTPARFLRLIPEHEVGSVFLVPATAIEILASPALAAAAGSGALDGVRLVGSTAAALPQPVALGLSRAFGKAQIVNYYTSTEAAPAQVTLLFDPARPQSPGRPASLADLRVTDGAGRPVPPGEAGELWLRSPSAPRGYLGERDEETFRGRWTRMGDLGRIDRDGFLHLLDRERDVVKSGAHKVSTLQVEDALHAHPLVADAAAVGVPHPVLGSVVAAFVVPAGAGQPTPAALRTFLLDRLAVHELPATVHFRDALPRNEAGKVLKRELRRTLDPDPREAAP is encoded by the coding sequence CTGCCCGCCCTGCTCGCCCACCGGGCCGCGGCGCACGGGGAGCGGATCGCGATCGTCAACGGCGAACGGCGTCTGGGCTTCGCCGACTGGCAGCGGCGCAGCGGTGCGCTCGCCGCCGTGCTGCGCGCGGCCGGGCTGGCCGCCGGGGACCGGGTCGGCCTGTGCTACGGCACCGGCGGCTGGACGGAGTTCGCGGTGGCGTTCCTCGCCGTGCTGCGGGCCGGCGGGGTCGCCGTGCCGTTCTCCGACCGGACGCCGCCCGCCGGGGTCGGCCACGTGCTGGCCGACTCCGGGGCGCGCCTGCTGCTGCACGGCCCCGCCGGGGCTCCGGCGGGGGTGCCGACGGGCGTACGGACGCTCACCGAGGAGACCGGCTCCGGCCCGGACGGCCCGGAGCTGCCCGGCCCAGACCTGCCCGGCCCGGAGCTGCCCGATCCGGACCCGTCGGCGCTCGCCCAGATCCTGTACACCTCCGGCACCACCGGCACCCCCAAGGGCGTCACCGCCTCCCACGCGAACCTCGCGCACGGCTGCACGCTGGACGAGCGCCGTCGGCCGCTGCGCCACTCGGCCGCGTTCCTGCACACCTTCCCGGTCGGCACCAACGCGGGCCAGACCATGCTGGTCAACGCCCTGAACGCGCACGCCCGGTGCGTGGCCGCGCCGCAGTTCACCCCGGCCCGGTTCCTGCGGCTGATCCCCGAGCACGAGGTCGGCAGCGTGTTCCTGGTGCCCGCCACGGCGATCGAGATACTCGCCTCCCCCGCCCTGGCCGCGGCCGCCGGGAGCGGGGCCCTGGACGGCGTCCGACTGGTCGGCTCCACCGCCGCGGCGCTGCCGCAGCCCGTCGCGCTCGGCCTGAGCCGGGCCTTCGGCAAGGCGCAGATCGTCAACTACTACACGTCCACGGAGGCCGCCCCGGCCCAGGTCACCCTGCTGTTCGACCCCGCCCGTCCGCAGTCGCCCGGCCGCCCCGCGTCGCTGGCAGACCTTCGGGTCACCGACGGCGCGGGCCGCCCGGTGCCGCCGGGCGAGGCGGGCGAGCTGTGGCTGCGTTCGCCCTCCGCGCCGCGCGGCTACCTCGGCGAGCGGGACGAGGAGACCTTCCGGGGCCGGTGGACCCGGATGGGCGACCTCGGCCGGATCGACCGGGACGGTTTCCTGCACCTGCTCGACCGGGAGCGCGACGTCGTCAAGTCCGGTGCCCACAAGGTCTCCACCCTCCAGGTCGAGGACGCGCTGCACGCCCACCCGCTGGTCGCCGACGCGGCGGCCGTCGGCGTCCCGCACCCCGTCCTGGGCAGCGTGGTGGCGGCGTTCGTCGTGCCCGCCGGGGCCGGGCAGCCGACCCCGGCCGCCCTGCGCACCTTCCTGCTGGACCGGCTCGCCGTCCACGAGCTCCCCGCCACCGTGCACTTCCGCGACGCCCTCCCCCGCAACGAGGCCGGCAAGGTCCTCAAGCGGGAGCTGCGCCGCACCCTCGACCCCGACCCCCGTGAGGCCGCCCCGTGA